The sequence below is a genomic window from Rudanella lutea DSM 19387.
AGTTCCTCGATCCGGCCGACGATCCGCTTCTCCGGCTCCAAACTACCTGGCCTGAGGCCACCTGGCAGCACCATCCGGCAGCCGTACAGGCACTGGCCTCGCTTATTTTCCCTGCCCTCAACGCCGGTTATTCAGGGCCTAGCCGCCCCCTGCCCGTGTTGCTGCGTGGGTCGGTCTTTCAGTTGAAAGTGTGGGAAGCCCTGCTGCGAATACCGGAGGGCCAACTGGCCAGTTACGATCAAATTGCCGAGGCCATTGGGCAACCCACTGCCTCGCGGGCCGTGGGTACCGCTATCGGCAGCAACCCCATCGGTTACCTCATTCCCTGCCATCGGGTCATCAAAAAAACAGGCCTGTTTGGCGGCTACCGCTGGGGTCCCGACCGTAAGCAAGCCATGCTCGGCTGGGAGGCCGCCCGTTGTGAAGTAGGCCTCCGGGTCTGACGGGCCGGGCGGCAAATCCAGTGTACAGCTCATCTCTGTCCGTAATTCCGGTTAACTTGGCCCGACAACCCGACGTCTGGCCATGCCTTACACTCTCGAACATCACTACGTCCAAACCAACGGCATCCGACTGCATGTAGTGCAGGCCGGCCCCGCGGCAGGCCCACTCATTGTTCTGTTGCATGGTTTCCCGGAGTTCTGGTACGGCTGGCAGCACCAGATTCTGCCCCTGGCCGAAGCGGGTTTCCGGGTGTGGGTGCCCGATGGGCGTGGCTACAACCTGAGCGATAAACCAGCGAACACAGCCGCCTACAACCTCGACGAACTGGCCGCCGATGTGGTTGGCCTTATTGATGCGGCTGGAAAAGAAAAAGCCATTGTGGTTGGGCACGACTGGGGCGCAGCCGTGGCCTGGTGGGTGGCTGCTACGTATCCCGAACGGGTCGATCGGCTGGTGACGGTCAATGTACCCCACCCGGCCGTTATGAAACAGTTTACCCGACGGCAGCCCCGGCAGATGCTCCGAAGCTGGTACATCGGTTTCTTTCAGCTCCCGGTGCTCCCCGAAGTTTTATCGCGGTTGGGAAACTGGTCGGCCCTGGTGCGAACTCTTCAGTCGAGCAGCCGACCCGGTACGTTCTCGACCGATGACTTAAAGCTTTACCGCGCTGCGTGGTCGCAACCGGGGGCTATTCGGGCCATGATTAACTGGTACCGGGCGCTGGCACGGCACCCGCCCCGTCGACGGGCGCAACGCCGAATCACTGTACCAACTTTGTTGATATGGGGGGCTCAGGATCGGTTTCTGATGCGTGAGATGGCCCAACCCAGCATTGACCTCTGCGAACAGGGACGGGTTGTTTATTTTGAAACAGCCACCCACTGGGTTCAACACGAAGAAGCCGAGGCCGTTACGAACTTGATTATTAATGGATAGCACTTCGATCACCGCCTGATTGGCAAGATAACAGCAAAGTACCCTGTAGCTATTTCCCCATTTCTAAAACCCGTTTCAGCACGGCCACAGCCTGGGTTAACTCATCCTCAGTACTGGAAGCAAACCCCAGCCGGGTGCTGTTGAGCCATTTGCCAGCCGGGTTGTGCACCAGCCCCGGCGACAAATAAAGCCCGGCCCGCAAGGCACGCTCCGCCAAACGCGCCAGATCGACGGCCGGATCAAACGTGGCCCAGATAGCCATGCCCCCATCGGGTTTCTGAAATTGCACCCAATCGGGCAGTTCGTGGGTAAGCATCGCACACACATGGTCGCGCCGGCTCTGATACGCCCGCAACGACTTTCGGAAATGCCGCTTCATCTCGCCCGTGTGAAACAACTGACCCACTGCGTATTCGAGCACGATATCGCCCTGTCGGTCAATAATCCGCCGAAACCGGGCCAACTCGTCGATCAGGTCGGTTGGCGCAACCACATACCCAACCCGAAACCCCGGCGACACCGATTTGGTGAGTGAGCCCACGTAGATCACCAAACCATGCCGGTCGGCGCTGGCCAGGGGCAAAATCGGGCGACCCAGGTAATGATAGTCAAAATCGTAGTCGTCTTCGAGCACCGCAAACCGATATTGCTCGGCCAGTTGCAATAGCCGTACCCGGCGGTCGGCCCGGAGGGTTACGGTGGTGGGGTAGTGGTGGTGGGGCGTCACGTACACCATCCGAACAGACTGCCGCTCGCACAGGTGCGCCAGCGCGTCTACGTCGAGCCCGTGCTCATCCATCGGCACCGTGTGTACCGTAGCCCCAGCCCGGCGGGCGTTCATGGTAGCCCCAGCCCAGGTGGTTTCGCCCGTCACGACCACGTCGCCCGGTTGCAGCAACACCTGACAACTCAGGTACAACCCCATGATACTGCCCCGTGTGATCAGAATATTGTCGGGCGTGGTGCGGAGGCCCCGCGTTGCATTGAGATACTTCGACAGCTCCTCGCGCAGCAGCGGATGGCCTTTCACATCGCCATAGCCTACATGCGCCTGCGGGTTGCCCCAATGCAGGTACGACCGATACGCCCGGCTCATAGAGTCGAGCGGAGCCAGCCGGGCATCCGGGAAGCCATCGTCGAAGCGTAATCCTACCGGGCTGCTGAGTACAGGGCGCTCCAACTCAACCCGACGGGCAAAGGCAAAACCCGTTTGGGTGCCCATGCGGGTGGGCGTCCCGGCATCCAACGGTTGCGGCTGTATGTTGGGCAGGTGCGATGCGACAAACGTGCCGCTTCCGGGTCGGCTTTCGATCCAGCCCTGCGCCAGCAGATCGTCGTAAGCAGCCACCACGGTTTGCCGGTGCACGCCGAGCCACAGGGCCAGTTGGCGGGTACCGGGCAATCGTTGACGAGCGGGTAAAGTACCCGCCCGGA
It includes:
- a CDS encoding alpha/beta fold hydrolase → MPYTLEHHYVQTNGIRLHVVQAGPAAGPLIVLLHGFPEFWYGWQHQILPLAEAGFRVWVPDGRGYNLSDKPANTAAYNLDELAADVVGLIDAAGKEKAIVVGHDWGAAVAWWVAATYPERVDRLVTVNVPHPAVMKQFTRRQPRQMLRSWYIGFFQLPVLPEVLSRLGNWSALVRTLQSSSRPGTFSTDDLKLYRAAWSQPGAIRAMINWYRALARHPPRRRAQRRITVPTLLIWGAQDRFLMREMAQPSIDLCEQGRVVYFETATHWVQHEEAEAVTNLIING
- a CDS encoding methylated-DNA--[protein]-cysteine S-methyltransferase translates to MNPNNAYTYEQIARAIEHLNRTFRDQPTLGELAEQANVSAFHFQRLFSEWAGVSPKKFSQYLTLEYAKERLRQGAPLTAAAQDAGLSGTGRLHDLFVSIEGVTPGQFKQGGAGLTMQYGLFESPFGTYVLGAFEEKITVLQFLDPADDPLLRLQTTWPEATWQHHPAAVQALASLIFPALNAGYSGPSRPLPVLLRGSVFQLKVWEALLRIPEGQLASYDQIAEAIGQPTASRAVGTAIGSNPIGYLIPCHRVIKKTGLFGGYRWGPDRKQAMLGWEAARCEVGLRV
- a CDS encoding PLP-dependent aminotransferase family protein; the protein is MTLPFKTLIQLDKAAAQPVYEQLSGQLGQLIRAGTLPARQRLPGTRQLALWLGVHRQTVVAAYDDLLAQGWIESRPGSGTFVASHLPNIQPQPLDAGTPTRMGTQTGFAFARRVELERPVLSSPVGLRFDDGFPDARLAPLDSMSRAYRSYLHWGNPQAHVGYGDVKGHPLLREELSKYLNATRGLRTTPDNILITRGSIMGLYLSCQVLLQPGDVVVTGETTWAGATMNARRAGATVHTVPMDEHGLDVDALAHLCERQSVRMVYVTPHHHYPTTVTLRADRRVRLLQLAEQYRFAVLEDDYDFDYHYLGRPILPLASADRHGLVIYVGSLTKSVSPGFRVGYVVAPTDLIDELARFRRIIDRQGDIVLEYAVGQLFHTGEMKRHFRKSLRAYQSRRDHVCAMLTHELPDWVQFQKPDGGMAIWATFDPAVDLARLAERALRAGLYLSPGLVHNPAGKWLNSTRLGFASSTEDELTQAVAVLKRVLEMGK